A window of Fibrobacter sp. UWH6 contains these coding sequences:
- a CDS encoding fibrobacter succinogenes major paralogous domain-containing protein: protein MKFGLLKVFALGGVVPLAVALNACGDDSSTSGSSDGVNRGGIPDTIETFMELSDYDCGKSQKCVATYLTEYHDMVVCDGEDGWVIGTLIEKMDCDFSSSSAKSSDSKSNDPAEVTDDSSDSKDNPSSAGTSTKSSASKEPDSSGSEGVEGSSASVPGGSSDASAYDVVTGTLTDSRDGQTYRTVKIGDKVWMAENLNYAYTGVPYKYGSYTSDSTSWCYDNAPANCAKYGRLYTWAAAMDSVGEWSTNGKGCGYLKTCLPIYPVRGVCPEGWHLPTQSEWNTLFTAVGGSSVAGTKLKSTSGWNSSGNGTDAFSFSALPAGLRNLSGNYDNEGNYAYFWSSTEHYSNTAYRMYLNYDDANLDVSNRNRGLSVRCVKDSD from the coding sequence ATGAAGTTTGGTTTGTTGAAAGTTTTTGCGCTTGGAGGCGTCGTTCCGCTCGCTGTTGCGCTCAATGCCTGCGGCGATGATAGTTCCACTAGCGGGTCTAGCGATGGCGTGAACCGTGGTGGTATTCCCGACACCATCGAGACATTCATGGAACTGTCGGATTACGACTGCGGCAAGAGCCAGAAGTGTGTCGCCACCTACCTGACGGAATACCATGACATGGTAGTGTGCGATGGCGAGGATGGCTGGGTCATCGGGACTCTCATCGAGAAGATGGACTGCGACTTTTCTTCATCGAGTGCCAAGTCCAGCGACAGCAAGTCCAACGATCCCGCCGAAGTGACCGACGACTCCAGCGACAGCAAGGACAATCCTTCTTCGGCAGGAACATCGACCAAGTCCAGCGCTTCCAAAGAGCCGGACTCCAGCGGCTCCGAAGGCGTGGAAGGCTCTTCCGCAAGCGTTCCCGGCGGCAGCAGCGACGCCAGCGCCTACGACGTGGTCACCGGCACGCTTACCGACTCCCGCGACGGACAGACCTACAGGACCGTGAAAATCGGTGACAAGGTGTGGATGGCCGAAAACCTGAACTACGCCTACACCGGTGTTCCCTATAAATATGGTAGTTACACCTCCGATTCCACCAGTTGGTGCTACGACAACGCCCCTGCCAACTGTGCCAAGTACGGCCGTCTTTATACCTGGGCTGCGGCCATGGACAGCGTGGGCGAGTGGAGCACAAACGGCAAGGGCTGCGGCTATCTTAAGACATGCTTGCCGATATACCCAGTGCGTGGCGTTTGTCCCGAAGGCTGGCATCTGCCGACTCAATCGGAATGGAACACCCTGTTCACGGCGGTGGGCGGTTCATCGGTCGCCGGAACAAAGCTCAAGTCTACGTCCGGGTGGAATAGTAGCGGCAACGGCACGGATGCCTTCTCGTTTTCGGCGTTGCCTGCTGGCCTCAGGAACCTCAGTGGGAATTACGACAACGAGGGCAACTACGCGTACTTCTGGAGTTCTACGGAGCACTATAGCAACACCGCGTACCGCATGTACTTGAACTACGACGATGCGAACCTGGACGTCAGCAACAGGAACCGCGGGCTTTCCGTCCGTTGCGTCAAGGATTCTGACTAA
- a CDS encoding pyridoxal phosphate-dependent aminotransferase — protein MRKRLLTEGAKELSYEIREIVKKANLLKTLGMSKIHWENIGDPIEKKCEVPEWIKDIVVDLSKENRSYGYCPSKGMLETREFIVKETNKLGGAQITVDDILFFNGLGDAIATLYSLLSMTTRIIGPSPAYSTHSSAEAAHAHSAPITYSMKPENHWYPDLEELENKVKYNPSIAGILILNPDNPTGMVYPLEILQKIVDIAKRYNLFIICDEIYNKITYNGAKAYALAEYIGDVPAIALKGISKEYPWPGARCGWAEYYNRDKDEQFDAFCRALDNAKMVEVCSTTLPQMTIPRVLGDPRFMEHRQALNEKIGRRSAIINEILSDIPELYFNPTYGAFYNTIIFREGVLNNHQSLKIDNPQIKAKVEEWCSKTENLDYRFVYYLLGAKGICVVPSTSFCTDLKGFRVTLLEEDEAELRSVFTTIHDAIIEYLHS, from the coding sequence ATGAGAAAGCGTTTGCTTACCGAAGGTGCCAAGGAACTGTCTTACGAAATTCGTGAGATCGTTAAGAAGGCGAACCTCCTGAAAACGCTGGGTATGTCCAAGATTCATTGGGAAAATATTGGCGACCCCATCGAAAAGAAGTGTGAAGTCCCTGAATGGATCAAGGACATCGTTGTGGACCTTTCCAAGGAAAACCGTTCCTATGGTTACTGCCCGTCCAAGGGTATGCTGGAAACCCGCGAATTCATCGTGAAGGAAACCAACAAACTGGGCGGCGCCCAGATTACCGTTGACGACATCCTGTTCTTCAACGGCCTCGGTGATGCAATCGCCACATTGTACAGCCTCCTGTCCATGACCACCCGTATCATTGGACCGTCTCCTGCATACAGCACCCACAGCTCTGCAGAAGCAGCACATGCACACTCTGCTCCTATCACCTACAGCATGAAGCCGGAAAACCACTGGTATCCGGACCTGGAAGAACTTGAAAACAAGGTGAAGTACAACCCCTCCATCGCTGGCATCCTGATTCTGAATCCGGACAATCCCACTGGCATGGTCTATCCTCTTGAAATTCTCCAGAAGATCGTTGATATCGCAAAGCGTTACAACCTGTTCATCATCTGCGACGAAATCTACAACAAGATTACCTACAATGGAGCAAAGGCTTACGCTCTGGCCGAATACATCGGCGACGTTCCGGCTATCGCTCTCAAGGGTATCTCCAAGGAATATCCGTGGCCGGGCGCACGTTGCGGCTGGGCTGAATACTACAACCGCGACAAGGACGAACAGTTCGACGCCTTCTGCCGCGCTCTTGACAACGCCAAGATGGTTGAAGTCTGCTCCACCACCCTTCCCCAGATGACCATTCCTCGCGTGCTGGGCGATCCTCGCTTCATGGAACACCGCCAGGCTCTGAACGAAAAGATTGGCCGTCGTAGCGCTATTATTAACGAAATTCTTTCCGACATTCCGGAACTGTATTTCAACCCCACTTACGGTGCATTCTACAACACCATCATCTTCCGTGAAGGTGTTCTGAACAACCACCAGAGCCTGAAGATCGACAATCCGCAGATCAAGGCCAAGGTTGAAGAATGGTGCTCCAAGACCGAAAATCTGGACTACCGCTTCGTGTACTATCTGTTGGGAGCAAAGGGTATCTGCGTGGTGCCCAGCACCAGTTTCTGCACAGACCTCAAGGGCTTCCGCGTGACGCTGCTTGAAGAAGACGAAGCAGAACTGCGCAGCGTGTTCACCACCATCCACGACGCCATCATCGAGTACCTGCATAGTTAG
- a CDS encoding type I restriction enzyme HsdR N-terminal domain-containing protein, which produces MSTETIYDPIRKKDVPATPEEHVRQATIRYLLDQVKVPEHLIAVEFSLNVVDPKTDDRVDIMVHNFRDGATIDKPWLLVECKAPGEYNWPALQQQLNKYLQILTPNYVMLSLGDGVRYFKLDGTTKRFEKIETMPIFQ; this is translated from the coding sequence ATGTCAACAGAAACCATATATGACCCAATCCGCAAGAAGGATGTTCCCGCAACGCCCGAAGAACACGTGCGCCAGGCGACTATCCGTTATTTGCTGGACCAGGTGAAAGTTCCGGAACATTTGATTGCGGTAGAGTTTTCGTTGAATGTCGTTGATCCGAAGACGGACGACCGTGTGGACATTATGGTCCATAACTTCCGTGACGGTGCTACGATAGACAAACCTTGGCTTCTGGTGGAGTGCAAGGCTCCCGGGGAATACAACTGGCCTGCTTTACAGCAGCAGTTAAACAAGTACCTGCAGATTTTGACTCCCAATTATGTGATGCTATCCCTTGGGGATGGGGTCCGTTATTTTAAGCTAGACGGAACAACAAAACGTTTCGAAAAAATTGAGACTATGCCAATATTCCAATAA
- a CDS encoding endonuclease: MSRKKAGARHFFTFILLAVICGLAIIAQAKVDPEAKPRHYNYREAGKQMRRIYYGELQETLYCGCRYLDKKTVDFSSCDFEPRHNPNRKSLKRAHSIEWEHIVTAHNMGHFLPCWKDGGRKNCSANDSTFKIMEGDLHNLYPAIGEVNGDRNNFMYSQWTNNPEPMYGKCKTIVDFKEKKAQPREEARGIIARVSFYMEKTYGINLSKQDRKLFEAWDKMYPVTEKECERDRRIFKVQGDHNPFVYEKCR, encoded by the coding sequence ATGTCCAGAAAAAAAGCGGGAGCACGCCATTTTTTTACGTTTATACTGCTGGCCGTAATTTGCGGTCTAGCCATAATTGCCCAGGCCAAGGTCGATCCGGAGGCCAAACCCAGGCATTATAATTATCGCGAAGCAGGCAAGCAGATGCGCCGCATCTATTATGGGGAACTGCAGGAAACCCTGTACTGCGGCTGTCGATACCTAGACAAGAAAACCGTAGACTTTTCCTCCTGCGATTTCGAGCCCCGCCACAACCCCAACCGCAAAAGCCTGAAACGCGCCCACTCCATCGAATGGGAACACATCGTGACCGCCCATAACATGGGCCACTTTCTCCCCTGCTGGAAAGATGGGGGCCGCAAGAACTGCAGCGCCAATGATTCCACATTCAAGATCATGGAAGGGGACCTTCATAACCTCTACCCGGCCATCGGCGAAGTGAATGGGGACCGCAACAACTTCATGTACAGCCAGTGGACCAACAATCCCGAACCCATGTACGGCAAGTGCAAGACCATCGTCGACTTCAAGGAGAAAAAAGCCCAGCCTAGAGAAGAAGCGAGAGGCATTATTGCACGAGTCAGTTTCTACATGGAAAAGACTTATGGGATTAATTTGTCTAAACAAGACCGCAAACTTTTTGAAGCCTGGGACAAAATGTACCCAGTCACAGAAAAAGAATGCGAAAGAGACCGTCGAATCTTCAAAGTCCAGGGCGACCACAACCCATTCGTCTACGAAAAATGCCGGTAA
- a CDS encoding ATP-binding cassette domain-containing protein, which produces MLEGIDVFIKDGQFVTLRGPSGCGKTTLLRIVAGFEKADAGEVILSGEVISSKSPAHRPINTVFQSYALFPI; this is translated from the coding sequence GTGCTCGAGGGAATTGACGTATTCATCAAGGACGGCCAGTTCGTGACTTTGCGTGGTCCTTCCGGTTGCGGAAAGACCACGCTCCTTCGCATTGTCGCAGGCTTCGAAAAGGCCGACGCAGGCGAAGTGATTCTCAGTGGTGAAGTCATTTCCAGCAAGTCTCCGGCACACCGCCCCATCAATACGGTGTTCCAGAGTTACGCCCTGTTCCCCATCTGA
- a CDS encoding ABC transporter ATP-binding protein — protein sequence MVNEPDILLLDEPLSALDANLRKKLQVELKEVQKKTDTTFIMVTHDQDEAIAVSDRVLVMYKGQIVQDGSPEDVYEHPVNRFVATFMGECNILECKRASDDKVTCAFGELIAELPGVGNAESLKLRVMTDPDEIYNPGDLVKSPCKFSLSNFPIKRKSPAQSAGHFSLRSKRTTYQSLRRLFS from the coding sequence TTGGTGAACGAGCCCGACATTCTTTTGCTGGACGAGCCTCTTTCCGCATTGGACGCAAACCTTCGCAAGAAACTCCAGGTGGAACTGAAGGAAGTCCAGAAGAAGACGGACACCACATTTATCATGGTGACTCACGACCAGGACGAAGCCATCGCCGTAAGCGACCGCGTGCTGGTGATGTACAAGGGCCAGATTGTGCAGGATGGTTCTCCCGAAGATGTTTACGAACATCCGGTGAATCGCTTTGTGGCCACCTTCATGGGCGAGTGCAATATTCTGGAATGCAAGCGTGCTTCCGATGACAAGGTAACTTGTGCATTCGGTGAACTGATTGCAGAACTTCCCGGTGTAGGCAACGCAGAAAGCCTTAAGCTCCGCGTCATGACCGACCCCGACGAAATCTACAACCCAGGCGACCTCGTCAAAAGCCCTTGCAAATTTTCCTTAAGTAATTTTCCCATAAAAAGAAAAAGTCCCGCACAAAGTGCGGGACATTTTTCCTTAAGAAGTAAAAGAACTACTTACCAATCTTTGCGGCGGCTTTTTTCTTAA
- a CDS encoding glycosyl hydrolase family 28-related protein has product MCRGFRFILAVSALFASNIFAQVEFPLGSKVINVTKDPYHAKADGKTDDTEAIQKALNDHPDGDYIIYLPHGIYKITDQLVWPTTEKAENSSRRTILQGQSIGGTILQLADSTYGFDNPDFPKAAINTGMGPEPRIRNAIRDMTIRTGKGNPGAIGIQFNASNQGAINNVKIYSGDSTGVYGIDLGFSEGVGPLLLKNVEIRGFQVGVYAKGEQGTVTMEHVTLGGQTKYGLENEDMNLAIRALRFKGYVPAVYNHGPYAIMSLVDGTLEFDNEQKKGKPTTAIKNESELFARSMKVSRFKTMLTSKKKGVMDALSNSEIIEFTTQESRQLCHSPKQTMRVAVAETPNYAEQKADNWITIAGDYGGRSNTGSDDSKAIQEAIDDGAETLYFPPGGRWTINRDIYIRNRIRRIIGIEGRIDGKGKFIVENGAFNELTIERFSEFGSGIIQKSTRSILIKNTMLRSLETDEHGRGDFFLEDVAVGTIQLNHNQKLWGRQVTMMGDTKGPKITNNGGTIWILGLTAKKGNTILQNFNKGSAELIGVQVVDSDKAKDRPMFINDNAGLSIVGLRETLTRGNPFHKVIEESRQGSAIKSLLGTELSRTESGGALLPVFVGYAPKQGSNEKPIAKIPDELLIVQPNRIRVTGTIIDDGRGDGLCEVPVHWKKGAGPGKIIFSDSSAYETDISFTASGRYNVIFSGDDGYQIGYDTAKVYVFDKRYTTLDNDGDNIPSGRGAATWISEFDNYSPHNTDPELRVSNTAGSVGKIYLKFDLSALPGPLFDAALKLEFDPATVDSIKKPMQLNIFGLKETGKDMKFGDQKLGVDWPDYELTWENAPANLPQPGGQFNIRKNSGGGVDTKYADFLGIITLNPKAPLGAFLRTPTLTEFFKRKHPSNLYTLILTAVDTNDVVLPSHNAGKNFAPSLMVGYFDNTKSVGGDAMDGGYTLTKVVVDIYTLECSFDLTVGYPQFVQIEILNEFGKRMLTVAARELDGEKKTTIKFKAKAFPTGKYVLKVVGEAFSAEQKFYILN; this is encoded by the coding sequence ATGTGTAGAGGTTTTAGGTTTATTCTGGCGGTTTCCGCCCTATTTGCAAGCAATATTTTTGCCCAGGTGGAATTTCCCCTGGGTTCCAAGGTCATCAACGTCACCAAGGATCCGTATCACGCCAAGGCAGACGGCAAGACCGACGACACCGAAGCCATTCAGAAGGCATTGAACGACCATCCGGATGGAGACTACATCATCTATCTCCCCCATGGCATCTATAAAATTACCGACCAGCTGGTTTGGCCCACCACAGAAAAGGCAGAAAATTCCAGCAGACGAACCATTCTTCAAGGTCAGAGCATCGGCGGAACCATTCTCCAGTTAGCTGATAGTACCTACGGCTTTGACAATCCGGACTTCCCCAAGGCAGCCATTAACACGGGTATGGGTCCCGAACCCAGAATCCGTAACGCCATCCGCGATATGACCATCCGTACCGGCAAGGGCAACCCCGGCGCCATCGGTATCCAGTTCAACGCCTCCAACCAGGGCGCCATCAACAATGTAAAGATTTACTCCGGCGACTCTACCGGTGTGTATGGTATTGACCTGGGCTTTAGCGAAGGCGTTGGTCCCCTGCTCCTGAAGAACGTGGAAATCCGCGGTTTCCAGGTCGGCGTTTACGCCAAGGGCGAACAGGGAACGGTCACCATGGAACACGTCACCCTGGGCGGACAGACCAAGTACGGTCTGGAAAATGAAGACATGAACCTGGCAATTAGAGCCCTACGTTTCAAGGGATATGTTCCTGCAGTCTACAACCACGGCCCTTATGCCATCATGAGCCTTGTAGACGGAACCCTGGAGTTTGACAACGAACAGAAGAAGGGCAAGCCCACAACCGCAATCAAGAACGAAAGCGAACTGTTCGCAAGATCCATGAAGGTCAGCCGTTTCAAGACCATGCTGACCTCCAAGAAAAAAGGCGTCATGGACGCCCTGTCTAACAGCGAAATCATTGAATTTACCACTCAGGAAAGCCGCCAGCTCTGCCATAGTCCCAAGCAGACTATGCGTGTTGCCGTGGCAGAAACCCCCAACTACGCAGAACAGAAGGCCGATAACTGGATTACCATCGCAGGCGACTACGGTGGACGCTCCAATACCGGTTCCGATGACTCCAAGGCCATTCAGGAAGCCATTGATGACGGTGCAGAAACTCTGTACTTTCCCCCGGGAGGCCGCTGGACCATCAACCGTGACATTTATATTCGTAACCGAATCCGCAGAATTATCGGTATCGAAGGTCGAATCGACGGCAAGGGCAAGTTCATCGTAGAAAACGGAGCCTTCAATGAGTTGACCATCGAACGATTCTCTGAATTCGGTAGCGGCATCATCCAGAAGTCCACCCGAAGCATTTTGATCAAGAACACCATGCTCCGTTCCCTGGAAACCGATGAACACGGCCGAGGCGACTTCTTCCTGGAAGACGTGGCTGTTGGAACAATCCAGCTGAACCACAACCAGAAGTTGTGGGGCCGTCAGGTTACCATGATGGGCGACACCAAGGGTCCCAAGATTACCAACAATGGCGGTACAATCTGGATTTTAGGTCTTACTGCCAAGAAGGGTAACACCATCCTTCAGAACTTCAACAAGGGTTCCGCAGAACTAATCGGCGTGCAGGTGGTGGATAGCGACAAGGCCAAGGACCGCCCCATGTTCATCAATGACAACGCAGGCCTTTCTATTGTTGGCCTCCGTGAAACATTGACTCGAGGCAACCCCTTCCACAAGGTTATCGAGGAATCTCGACAGGGATCTGCAATCAAGTCCCTCCTGGGCACAGAACTTTCCCGAACCGAAAGCGGCGGTGCATTGTTGCCCGTGTTTGTGGGCTATGCTCCTAAGCAGGGTTCCAACGAAAAACCCATCGCCAAGATCCCCGACGAATTGCTGATTGTTCAGCCGAACCGCATCCGCGTTACCGGCACGATTATCGATGACGGCCGTGGCGACGGTCTTTGCGAAGTGCCGGTCCACTGGAAAAAAGGCGCCGGTCCGGGTAAGATTATTTTCTCTGACAGTTCCGCATACGAAACCGACATTTCCTTTACGGCAAGTGGACGTTACAATGTGATTTTCTCTGGCGATGACGGTTACCAGATTGGATACGATACCGCAAAGGTTTACGTGTTCGACAAGCGCTACACCACTCTCGACAACGATGGAGACAACATCCCCAGCGGTCGCGGAGCAGCCACCTGGATTTCTGAATTCGACAACTATAGCCCCCACAACACAGACCCTGAACTGCGAGTTTCAAACACCGCCGGTTCCGTGGGAAAGATTTACCTCAAGTTCGACCTTTCCGCATTGCCCGGTCCTCTGTTTGACGCAGCCCTTAAGTTGGAATTCGATCCAGCAACCGTGGACTCCATCAAGAAGCCCATGCAACTGAACATCTTTGGTCTCAAGGAAACTGGAAAGGACATGAAGTTCGGCGACCAGAAGCTAGGCGTTGACTGGCCCGACTACGAACTTACCTGGGAAAACGCTCCCGCCAACCTTCCCCAGCCCGGTGGTCAATTCAACATCCGCAAGAATTCTGGTGGCGGTGTCGACACCAAGTATGCAGACTTCCTTGGCATTATCACCTTGAATCCCAAGGCTCCTCTTGGTGCATTCCTCCGTACACCTACACTTACAGAATTCTTCAAGCGCAAGCATCCTTCCAACCTGTACACCTTGATCCTAACCGCAGTCGACACCAACGACGTCGTTCTTCCGTCTCATAACGCAGGCAAAAACTTTGCTCCGTCCCTGATGGTCGGCTACTTCGACAACACCAAGTCCGTAGGTGGTGACGCCATGGATGGTGGTTATACCTTGACCAAGGTCGTTGTAGATATTTATACTCTCGAATGCAGCTTTGACTTGACCGTCGGTTACCCGCAGTTTGTTCAAATTGAAATCTTGAACGAATTCGGCAAACGTATGCTTACCGTTGCCGCCCGCGAACTGGACGGCGAAAAGAAGACCACGATCAAATTCAAGGCAAAGGCCTTCCCCACCGGCAAGTACGTTCTTAAGGTGGTTGGCGAAGCATTCTCTGCCGAACAGAAATTCTATATCTTGAACTAG
- the xseA gene encoding exodeoxyribonuclease VII large subunit yields the protein MAQEIKSFTVTQYLTSLKKRVEETPSVWVRGVITRMTVKPNIVYISIADFVEGSVKPVAALDLTCFASRFAYILAKIQSFEQPFELREELKVSLQIKADLYIPTGRLQAQILDIDPVYTVGELALTKSAILKRLAVEGLLEKNKSLDLAEMPMRIGLITGEKTAAFKDFTSKLSDSPFAFKVMTVYAKMQGEETEKSVLAALEKLAREPSLDVVCIVRGGGSKTDLNYFDSEALCRAVANYHIPVFTGIGHEIDKSLLDEVAYQSCITPTDTAKRIIDRVNDGWNKMLVAAQNVAIGAKDAILRENQTLANAGARLQQKVTAKIQNEKTKLAVCGSNLKRDLNYIIRDESARLDRNTEGLKQGSRKILDLAKSKFTLSEVRVKAADPATTLAKGYSLTLDAAGKFIRNASQLKAGDKMTTRLRDGEVTSVVQ from the coding sequence ATGGCGCAAGAAATCAAGTCCTTTACCGTTACCCAGTACCTGACATCCCTAAAAAAGAGGGTTGAAGAAACCCCTTCTGTATGGGTTCGCGGGGTTATTACCCGAATGACGGTAAAACCCAACATTGTCTACATCAGTATCGCCGACTTTGTGGAAGGAAGTGTCAAGCCCGTTGCCGCCCTGGACTTGACTTGTTTTGCCAGCCGTTTTGCCTACATCCTCGCCAAGATCCAGAGTTTTGAACAACCCTTCGAATTACGGGAAGAATTAAAGGTAAGCTTACAGATTAAAGCAGACCTTTATATTCCCACCGGGAGATTACAAGCCCAGATTCTGGACATTGACCCGGTATACACCGTTGGAGAACTGGCCCTTACAAAGAGTGCCATTCTAAAACGTCTGGCCGTAGAAGGCTTGCTAGAAAAAAACAAGAGTCTGGATCTTGCCGAAATGCCCATGCGCATCGGTTTAATTACCGGCGAAAAGACAGCCGCCTTTAAGGATTTTACATCAAAGCTATCAGACTCCCCTTTCGCATTTAAGGTCATGACCGTTTACGCCAAGATGCAGGGAGAAGAAACAGAAAAGTCGGTATTGGCTGCGCTTGAAAAACTTGCCCGCGAGCCTTCTCTCGATGTAGTTTGCATCGTCCGTGGAGGAGGTTCTAAAACAGACCTGAATTACTTCGATAGCGAAGCCCTCTGCCGTGCTGTAGCCAACTATCACATTCCCGTTTTCACCGGCATCGGCCACGAAATTGATAAAAGTTTGCTGGACGAGGTGGCCTACCAAAGTTGCATCACGCCTACAGATACCGCCAAGCGCATTATTGACCGAGTCAATGATGGCTGGAACAAAATGCTTGTAGCCGCCCAAAATGTAGCCATCGGCGCCAAGGACGCAATCCTTCGGGAAAACCAGACCTTGGCCAATGCAGGTGCCCGCCTACAGCAAAAAGTAACAGCTAAAATTCAGAACGAAAAAACAAAGTTAGCCGTTTGCGGAAGCAATTTAAAACGAGACCTGAATTACATCATTCGAGACGAGAGTGCCCGACTGGACCGAAACACCGAAGGTTTAAAACAAGGATCCCGCAAAATTCTTGACCTCGCCAAATCCAAATTTACTCTATCCGAAGTACGTGTAAAAGCGGCAGACCCGGCAACCACCTTAGCCAAGGGATATTCCCTCACTCTGGACGCCGCAGGTAAGTTTATACGTAACGCAAGTCAGTTAAAAGCTGGCGACAAGATGACCACTCGCCTTCGCGACGGAGAAGTCACCTCCGTGGTGCAGTGA
- a CDS encoding type II toxin-antitoxin system Phd/YefM family antitoxin has protein sequence MAKVVSAMEARQNFGNLLNQVAIKDEEIVIERAGKPLARLVSVAAPAAGKLDFRDIGKLPNQIWEE, from the coding sequence ATGGCAAAAGTTGTATCTGCAATGGAAGCACGTCAAAATTTTGGCAACCTGTTGAACCAGGTTGCCATTAAGGACGAAGAGATTGTTATTGAACGTGCCGGTAAGCCCTTGGCTCGCCTGGTGAGTGTCGCTGCACCCGCAGCCGGCAAGCTGGACTTTCGCGATATCGGAAAACTTCCCAATCAGATTTGGGAAGAATAA